In the Alistipes provencensis genome, ATTTCGGGGTCGGTGAAGATGCTCACGATCGGCTCCTCGTTGTCGGGGACCACGATGGTCTCCTTTTGCGAAGCATCGGCGGCGGGTGCCGGGATGTCGGCCATCAGCGTCTTGATCTTGTTCTCCACGGCGTCCACGTCGATGTCGCCCACGACGACAACGGCCTGATAGTCGGGACGGTACCACTGGGCGTAGAAATCCTCCAGTTCCTTATGCTGGAAACTCTTCAGTCCGTCGAGGTAGCCGATCAGGTTGCGGTGCTCGTATTTGGTGCCTTTGCCCAGCGCCTGCAACATTTTCATCGTCGAGCGCCACGACGCGCCGTCGCGGGTGCGGAGCTCCTCCATGATCACGCCGCGCTCCGAATCGATCTCCTCGGGTTCCAAGGCGATGAAGTGCGACCAGTCGTGCAGGATCAGCAGCGCCGAGTCGATGATCCCCTCGCGTGAGGTCGGAACGTCCGAAATGTTGTAGACCGTGTGGTCCCAACTCGTGCCGGCATTGAGGTTGGCGCCGAATTTCACGCCTACGGTCTCCAGATACTCCGTGAGCTGCTTGCCCGGGAGGTTCTTGGTACCGTTGAAGGCCATGTGTTCGAGGAAGTGGGCGAGGCCCTGCTGCGAGTCGTTCTCCTGAATGGCTCCGACATCGTGCAGGATGTAGAAATCGGCCTGTCCCTTCGGCTTTTCGTTGTGACGGATGTAATAGGTCATCCCGTTTTCCAGCTTCCCGGTGCGGAGTTCGGGGTCCGTGGGGATCGGCTGGTTCATCTGTGCCATGGCGCCGGCGGCGGCAAATGCCGCAACGGCCAGCATCATCAGTTTTTTCATGGGTGTTATTTTAAAGGTTTTCATTCTTTGATCTCTTCCGGACGGTATTCGATGATATCCCCCGGCTGGCAGTCGAGTTCGCGGCAGATCGCCTCGAGCGTCGAAAAACGGATGGCCTTGGCCTTCCCGTTCTTGAGAATCGAGAGGTTGGCGGGCGTGATGTCGACCCGTTCGGCCAGTTCGCCGAGCGACATCTTACGTTTGGCCATCATTACGTCTATGTTGATGATTATCGCCATAAATTCCTCCCCCTCGTGTTGTGTGTTCGTATTTGCATGTCGTTCCCTTATATTAAATGGTGTATTTCTGCTCTTCGCTCAGGTTCTGGCCGATGGCGAAGACCTCGGCGGCGAAAAGGATCAGAATACCCATGATGATCATGGCGTAGGAGATGTGAAATCCCGTGTTCACGGTGTAACCGCTTCCTGCCAGCAACTCGGCGGCGCGGCTGTTCATGGCCCAGTTCACGGTGTCGCTGATGAGCTCGGCGAGGATGGTCAGCAGACCGATGGTGCGCAGATACCAGACATTCCGCTTGTCGAGCGTACGCTCCTCGCGGATCGAACGGCGCAGCGAGTGGATGATGACGAACATCAGCACGATGATGCCCAGATAGAGC is a window encoding:
- a CDS encoding helix-turn-helix domain-containing protein translates to MAIIINIDVMMAKRKMSLGELAERVDITPANLSILKNGKAKAIRFSTLEAICRELDCQPGDIIEYRPEEIKE